A stretch of Oncorhynchus mykiss isolate Arlee chromosome 26, USDA_OmykA_1.1, whole genome shotgun sequence DNA encodes these proteins:
- the LOC110506622 gene encoding uncharacterized protein LOC110506622, whose protein sequence is METVNNTEFLGDFTLNGDHPPRLKETISRDSIVINPAPPARYLLKTKRKDVDGRDGVRRWTIGNHNPCKRNKTLLILGEVGAGKTTLVNAMVNFAIRVKWEDNARFQITERFKDRETCWAHDPRTNAVTAYEIFGWEDAELPFSLTIIDTPGIEDRDGLRPLIEKLRMLLEEERVDHIDAVCHVVKATQNRLTEHQRNIFDAFLSLLGKDMKDNIITLITHSDETRPDVLDIIMEYKLLGDKVPVHFMFNTHLFQTRNPFYDKIYETTWENSMKSMRGFFDKLNGMQHQRTKQTIEVLVERLKLEDCFKHGRIPSEVGAICCTVCEMNCHTGCVACQPYFCQVMLRGKCTMCPQRCSHKKHVRGHKRYADDHKNLRAQLTECFQNMRKNALMPHLEPSLKNQIQRANEKGDNLKLKELEEKKGTIADLIKKNMEMERE, encoded by the exons ATGGAAAccgtcaacaacacagagttcctGGG GGACTTCACACTGAACGGTGACCATCCTCCAAGATTGAAAGAGACGATCAGTAGAGACAGCATAGTGATCAACCCAGCACCACCTGCAAGGTACCTGCTGAAGACCAAGCGGAAGGATGTGGATGGGAGGGACGGAGTCCGGAGATGGACCATAGGAAACCACAACCCTTGCAAGAGGAACAAGACCCTGCTAATCCTAGGAGAGGTTGGGGCAGGGAAGACCACACTAGTCAACGCTATGGTCAACTTCGCCATCAGAGTTAAGTGGGAGGATAACGCCAGGTTCCAAATCACAGAGCGTTTCAAAGACAGAGAGACGTGCTGGGCTCACGATCCTAGAACCAATGCTGTGACAGCCTATGAGATCTTTGGCTGGGAGGACGCTGAGTTGCCTTTCTCTCTCACCATCATTGATACACCAGGGATCGAGGACAGAGATGGACTCAGACCTTTAATAGAGAAACTAAGAATGCTgctggaagaggagagagtggaccACATCGACGCTGTCTGCCACGTGGTGAAGGCAACGCAGAACCGTCTGACAGAACATCAGAGAAACATCTTTGACGCGTTCCTGTCCCTCTTGGGCAAGGACATGAAAGACAACATCATCACCCTTATCACTCACTCTGACGAGACCAGACCGGATGTTCTCGACATCATCATGGAGTACAAACTCCTAGGCGACAAGGTTCCGGTTCACTTCATGTTCAACACTCACCTCTTTCAGACCAGAAACCCTTTCTATGACAAAATCTATGAGACAACATGGGAAAACAGCATGAAAAGCATGAGAGGATTCTTTGATAAGCTAAACGGAATGCAACATCAACGCACCAAGCAGACGATAGAGGTATTGGTGGAACGCTTGAAGCTGGAGGACTGTTTCAAACATGGAAGGATCCCTTCAGAGGTGGGAGCAATCTGCTGCACAGTGTGTGAGATGAACTGCCATACCGGATGCGTAGCTTGTCAACCCTATTTCTGCCAAGTCATGTTACGAGGGAAATGCACCATGTGCCCACAGAGATGCAGTCACAAGAAACATGTCAGAGGACACAAGAGATATGCTGATGACCATAAAAATCTGAGAGCTCAACTCACAGAATGTTTCCAAAATATGAGGAAGAACGCCTTGATGCCTCACTTGGAGCCGAGTCTCAAGAACCAGATTCAGCGTGCCAACGAGAAGGGAGACAATCTGAAGTTGAAGGAACTTGAGGAAAAGAAAGGGACAATTGCCGATTTAATCAAGAAGAATATGGAAATGGAAAGAGAGTAG